In Oryza sativa Japonica Group chromosome 11, ASM3414082v1, the following are encoded in one genomic region:
- the LOC9266716 gene encoding agamous-like MADS-box protein AGL65 isoform X3, with translation MGRVKLKIKKLENSSGRHVTYSKRRSGILKKAKELSILCDIPLILLMFSPNDKPTICVGDHSSIEDVITKYAQQTPQERAKRKLESLEALKKTFKKLDHDVNIQDFLGSGGQTVEELSSHLGALQCQMADVEKRLSYWSDPEKVENIDHIRAMEQSLKESLNRIRIHKENFAKQHLMSLQCAAAQFQNDMKLPLGLTGDPNTSSWFHGGGGAEAQQPMMLPEDPSLLHQRDIGCSASTSLQSYPGYFSMGKQSTDNAGGGEQHHHAAVQQQPEFSQADCLTSLQLGAQFPYPSAFDNAGLLSDRLFDNAAAAAAAMDFGGHYDLPRPGDEASFQNWASAACGATMYDHQQQQQQQQQPAQQQL, from the exons ATGGGGAGGGTCAAGCTCAAGATAAAGAAGCTGGAGAACAGCAGCGGCCGACATGTCACGTACTCGAAACGGAGGTCCGGGATCCTCAAGAAAGCCAAGGAGCTCTCCATTTTGTGCGACATCCCTCTCATCCTGCTGATGTTTTCACCCAACGACAAGCCCACGATTTGCGTTGGCGATCACAG CAGCATAGAGGATGTCATAACAAAGTATGCACAGCAAACTCCTCAGGAAAGGGCTAAAAG GAAGTTGGAGAGCTTAGAA GCCCTAAAGAAGACATTCAAGAAACTAGATCATGATGTCAATATTCAGGACTTTTTAGGCTCAGG GGGTCAGACTGTTGAG GAATTATCGAGCCATCTTGGTGCTTTGCAATGTCAAATGGCAGATGTCGAAAAGCGCCTCAG TTATTGGAGCGATCCCGAGAAGGTTGAGAATATTGACCATATAAGAGCGATGGAGCAATCTCTCAAAGAATCTCTGAATCGCATCCGGATTCATAAG GAGAACTTTGCAAAGCAGCATCTGATGAGCCTACAGTGTGCAGCTGCTCAG TTCCAGAACGACATGAAGCTCCCACTAGGACTAACAGGTGACCCGAACACTTCATCGTGgttccatggcggcggcggcgcagaggcgCAGCAGCCAATGATGCTACCTGAAGACCCCAGCTTGCTCCATCAGAG AGACATCGGGTGCTCAGCGAGCACGTCGTTGCAGAGCTACCCGGGCTACTTCAGCATGGGCAAGCAGTCCACCGacaacgccggcggcggcgagcagcaccACCACGCGGcggtgcagcagcagccggaGTTCAGCCAGGCCGACTGCCTGACGTCGCTGCAGCTCGGCGCGCAGTTCCCGTACCCGTCGGCGTTCGACAACGCCGGGCTGCTCAGCGACCGGCTGTTCgacaacgcggcggcggcggcggcggcgatggacttCGGCGGCCACTACGACCTGCCGAGGCCCGGCGACGAGGCCAGCTTCCAGAACTGGGCGTCGGCGGCCTGCGGCGCCACCATGTATgatcatcagcagcagcagcagcaacagcagcagcctgCCCAA CAGCAACTGTAG
- the LOC9270990 gene encoding uncharacterized protein, which yields MGANGVASAAAAATAVLVYVALSSSGGGGEAARLRRPEEEDEEESKKRWPERAPASWREAAAVAARTVGFTYRETLGRWPLGDIAFGIRHYMRIQGNLQHEYTGRSCVPLEGPVTRQELIAILRYLRLCMFFAKKPYEVFLEFGGYGQSDILIRKSKARVMKPSFTIVRDKSTKSFILFIRGATSVKDRLTAATAAEVPFHHVVLKEGRVSNVVVGHVHCGMVAAARWIADQAIPCLSRAVEQFPDYRIKIIGHSMGAGIAAILTYMLRENKKLSSSSCIAFGPAACMTWDLAESGKEFVTTVVNRNDLVPSFGKVSAANLHTEVIGSSWAHDLLEQIQQTRILGFVNRSVTFMQSQFPFISNPRSKVADVDLMLSGTSEAETILSVDARAAIKKHSTLSFWPSAPSNRKTLESSLMNPTQSIAALMSTYVGTDKDTEEHKNQNSDTKELYRQDKEADAEKNLERFLEALRSSPSASQEPLQFYPPGRIMHMVVLPSPKEPSSIDQCSQDECVALYETPRSMYSKIRLARSMIRDHYMPRYIETMEMLIDKFEEEDSHT from the exons ATGGGTGCCAACGGggtggcatcggcggcggcggcggccacggcggtgcTAGTGTACGTCgcgctctcctcctccggcggcggcggggaggcggcgaggctgcggaggccggaggaggaagatgaagagGAATCCAAGAAGCGGTGGCCGGAGAGGGCGCCGGCGAgctggagggaggcggcggcggtggcggcgaggacggtggGGTTCACGTACCGGGAGACGCTGGGGAGGTGGCCGCTCGGGGACATCGCGTTCGGGATCAGGCACTACATGCGAATCCAG GGCAATCTGCAGCACGAGTACACTGGTCGCAGTTGTGTGCCCCTAGAAGGCCCTGTAACAAGGCAGGAGCTGATTGCAATTCTTAGATATCTGAGACTCTGCATGTTTTTCGCGAAGAAGCCATACGAAGTGTTCCTGGAATTTGGTGGATATGGCCAGAGTGATATCCTCATAAGGAAATCAAAGGCAAGG GTTATGAAGCCCTCATTCACAATTGTCCGCGATAAAAGTACTAAATCCTTCATCCTTTTCATTCGGGGCGCTACAAGTGTTAAGGATCGCCTGACGGCAGCGACTGCTGCAGAGGTTCCATTTCATCATGTGGTGTTAAAAGAAGGCCGTGTTTCTAATGTAGTTGTTGGCCATGTACATTGCGGAATGGTTGCAGCAGCTAGGTGGATTGCAGATCAGGCCATTCCCTGTCTCAGCAGAGCAGTTGAGCAATTTCCAGACTACAGAATTAAG ATCATTGGGCATTCAATGGGTGCCGGTATTGCAGCAATCTTAACATATATGCTACGTGAGAACAAGAAATTGTCATCATCCTCATGTATTGCCTTTGGACCAG CTGCTTGCATGACCTGGGATTTGGCTGAGTCAGGCAAAGAGTTTGTGACCACTGTTGTCAACAGAAATGACCTGGTTCCATCATTTGGTAAAGTGTCAGCTGCCAACCTTCACACCGAG GTAATAGGGTCATCTTGGGCACATGATCTCCTGGAGCAAATTCAACAGACAAGGATCTTGGGTTTTGTTAACCGTTCTGTGACCTTCATGCAATCCCAGTTCCCTTTCATATCCAATCCAAGGTCTAAAGTTGCAGATGTTGATCTGATGCTATCTGGCACATCCGAG GCTGAGACGATACTTTCAGTAGATGCGCGCGCCGCAATCAAGAAACATTCTACATTATCCTTCTGGCCAAGTGCTCCTTCAAACAGGAAAACTCTCGAGTCATCTTTGATGAACCCAACACAGAGCATTGCAGCACTGATGTCCACCTATGTTGGAACTGACAAAGACACTGAAGAACACAAGAATCAGAATTCAGACACCAAAGAACTCTACAGGCAAGACAAAGAAGCAGATGCAGAGAAGAATTTGGAGCGGTTTTTAGAAGCGTTGCGATCATCGCCAAGCGCCTCGCAGGAGCCTCTCCAGTTCTACCCTCCTGGAAGAATCATGCACATGGTTGTGCTGCCATCTCCAAAAGAGCCTAGCAGCATTGATCAATGCAGTCAGGATGAGTGTGTTGCCCTCTATGAGACTCCTCGCAGCATGTATAGTAAGATTCGGCTTGCGAGATCTATGATAAGAGATCATTACATGCCTAGGTACATTGAGACAATGGAGATGCTGATCGATAAGTTTGAAGAAGAAGACAGTCATACATGA
- the LOC9266716 gene encoding agamous-like MADS-box protein AGL65 isoform X1, producing MGRVKLKIKKLENSSGRHVTYSKRRSGILKKAKELSILCDIPLILLMFSPNDKPTICVGDHSSIEDVITKYAQQTPQERAKRKLESLEALKKTFKKLDHDVNIQDFLGSGGQTVEELSSHLGALQCQMADVEKRLSYWSDPEKVENIDHIRAMEQSLKESLNRIRIHKENFAKQHLMSLQCAAAQFQNDMKLPLGLTGDPNTSSWFHGGGGAEAQQPMMLPEDPSLLHQRDIGCSASTSLQSYPGYFSMGKQSTDNAGGGEQHHHAAVQQQPEFSQADCLTSLQLGAQFPYPSAFDNAGLLSDRLFDNAAAAAAAMDFGGHYDLPRPGDEASFQNWASAACGATMYDHQQQQQQQQQPAQLPAAATVEAPSFNHPSPHRQLMI from the exons ATGGGGAGGGTCAAGCTCAAGATAAAGAAGCTGGAGAACAGCAGCGGCCGACATGTCACGTACTCGAAACGGAGGTCCGGGATCCTCAAGAAAGCCAAGGAGCTCTCCATTTTGTGCGACATCCCTCTCATCCTGCTGATGTTTTCACCCAACGACAAGCCCACGATTTGCGTTGGCGATCACAG CAGCATAGAGGATGTCATAACAAAGTATGCACAGCAAACTCCTCAGGAAAGGGCTAAAAG GAAGTTGGAGAGCTTAGAA GCCCTAAAGAAGACATTCAAGAAACTAGATCATGATGTCAATATTCAGGACTTTTTAGGCTCAGG GGGTCAGACTGTTGAG GAATTATCGAGCCATCTTGGTGCTTTGCAATGTCAAATGGCAGATGTCGAAAAGCGCCTCAG TTATTGGAGCGATCCCGAGAAGGTTGAGAATATTGACCATATAAGAGCGATGGAGCAATCTCTCAAAGAATCTCTGAATCGCATCCGGATTCATAAG GAGAACTTTGCAAAGCAGCATCTGATGAGCCTACAGTGTGCAGCTGCTCAG TTCCAGAACGACATGAAGCTCCCACTAGGACTAACAGGTGACCCGAACACTTCATCGTGgttccatggcggcggcggcgcagaggcgCAGCAGCCAATGATGCTACCTGAAGACCCCAGCTTGCTCCATCAGAG AGACATCGGGTGCTCAGCGAGCACGTCGTTGCAGAGCTACCCGGGCTACTTCAGCATGGGCAAGCAGTCCACCGacaacgccggcggcggcgagcagcaccACCACGCGGcggtgcagcagcagccggaGTTCAGCCAGGCCGACTGCCTGACGTCGCTGCAGCTCGGCGCGCAGTTCCCGTACCCGTCGGCGTTCGACAACGCCGGGCTGCTCAGCGACCGGCTGTTCgacaacgcggcggcggcggcggcggcgatggacttCGGCGGCCACTACGACCTGCCGAGGCCCGGCGACGAGGCCAGCTTCCAGAACTGGGCGTCGGCGGCCTGCGGCGCCACCATGTATgatcatcagcagcagcagcagcaacagcagcagcctgCCCAA CTCCCTGCAGCAGCAACTGTAGAAGCACCTTCATTCAATCATCCCTCACCACACCGGCAGCTCATGATTTGA
- the LOC9266716 gene encoding agamous-like MADS-box protein AGL65 isoform X2, which yields MGRVKLKIKKLENSSGRHVTYSKRRSGILKKAKELSILCDIPLILLMFSPNDKPTICVGDHSIEDVITKYAQQTPQERAKRKLESLEALKKTFKKLDHDVNIQDFLGSGGQTVEELSSHLGALQCQMADVEKRLSYWSDPEKVENIDHIRAMEQSLKESLNRIRIHKENFAKQHLMSLQCAAAQFQNDMKLPLGLTGDPNTSSWFHGGGGAEAQQPMMLPEDPSLLHQRDIGCSASTSLQSYPGYFSMGKQSTDNAGGGEQHHHAAVQQQPEFSQADCLTSLQLGAQFPYPSAFDNAGLLSDRLFDNAAAAAAAMDFGGHYDLPRPGDEASFQNWASAACGATMYDHQQQQQQQQQPAQLPAAATVEAPSFNHPSPHRQLMI from the exons ATGGGGAGGGTCAAGCTCAAGATAAAGAAGCTGGAGAACAGCAGCGGCCGACATGTCACGTACTCGAAACGGAGGTCCGGGATCCTCAAGAAAGCCAAGGAGCTCTCCATTTTGTGCGACATCCCTCTCATCCTGCTGATGTTTTCACCCAACGACAAGCCCACGATTTGCGTTGGCGATCACAG CATAGAGGATGTCATAACAAAGTATGCACAGCAAACTCCTCAGGAAAGGGCTAAAAG GAAGTTGGAGAGCTTAGAA GCCCTAAAGAAGACATTCAAGAAACTAGATCATGATGTCAATATTCAGGACTTTTTAGGCTCAGG GGGTCAGACTGTTGAG GAATTATCGAGCCATCTTGGTGCTTTGCAATGTCAAATGGCAGATGTCGAAAAGCGCCTCAG TTATTGGAGCGATCCCGAGAAGGTTGAGAATATTGACCATATAAGAGCGATGGAGCAATCTCTCAAAGAATCTCTGAATCGCATCCGGATTCATAAG GAGAACTTTGCAAAGCAGCATCTGATGAGCCTACAGTGTGCAGCTGCTCAG TTCCAGAACGACATGAAGCTCCCACTAGGACTAACAGGTGACCCGAACACTTCATCGTGgttccatggcggcggcggcgcagaggcgCAGCAGCCAATGATGCTACCTGAAGACCCCAGCTTGCTCCATCAGAG AGACATCGGGTGCTCAGCGAGCACGTCGTTGCAGAGCTACCCGGGCTACTTCAGCATGGGCAAGCAGTCCACCGacaacgccggcggcggcgagcagcaccACCACGCGGcggtgcagcagcagccggaGTTCAGCCAGGCCGACTGCCTGACGTCGCTGCAGCTCGGCGCGCAGTTCCCGTACCCGTCGGCGTTCGACAACGCCGGGCTGCTCAGCGACCGGCTGTTCgacaacgcggcggcggcggcggcggcgatggacttCGGCGGCCACTACGACCTGCCGAGGCCCGGCGACGAGGCCAGCTTCCAGAACTGGGCGTCGGCGGCCTGCGGCGCCACCATGTATgatcatcagcagcagcagcagcaacagcagcagcctgCCCAA CTCCCTGCAGCAGCAACTGTAGAAGCACCTTCATTCAATCATCCCTCACCACACCGGCAGCTCATGATTTGA
- the LOC4351055 gene encoding probable polygalacturonase, which yields MKRRLVVVALVLLAVVELVHGDGWRWAPGSRPHSVTITEFGAVGDGKTLNTLPFQNAVFYARSFADKGGAQLYVPKGRWLTGSFNLTSHLTLFLEEEAVIIGTKDPSQWPIVEPLPSYGQGLDLPGPRHRSLINGYNLSDVVITGNNGVIDGQGSVWWDWLHSHELNHSRPHIVEFLHSEEVVISNLTFLNSPAWSIHPVYCSNVKVHNVTIKTSLDAPLTDGIVPDSCSNVCIEDSSISVGHDAISLKSGWDNYGISFGRPTSDIHISRVDLQASSGAALAIGSEMSGGISDIHVDHIRIGSSSKGISFRTTPGRGGYIAEVVVADVVMDSVHLAIEFTGNWSSHPDDHFDPSFLPVIDQITLKNMEGTNISVAGVLSGIEGDPFSAICLSNLNFSIADLAPSSAWTCSNVHGYSELVFPKPCSELHDTSTNSSICFSLSSYSALAVL from the exons ATGAAGAGAAGACTG GTGGTCGTAGCATTGGTGTTGCTGGCCGTTGTTGAGTTGGTTCATGGCGATGGGTGGCGATGGGCGCCGGGGTCGCGGCCTCACAGCGTGACCATCACCGAGTTCGGCGCCGTCGGCGATGGCAAGACGCTCAACACCCTGCCCTTCCAGAACGCCGTCTTCTACGCTCGGTCCTTCGCCGACAAGGGCGGCGCGCAGCTGTACGTGCCCAAGGGACGGTGGCTCACTGGCAGCTTCAACCTCACCAGCCACCTCACCCTCTTCCTCGAGGAAGAGGCCGTCATCATCGGCACAAAG GATCCATCACAGTGGCCGATTGTGGAACCTTTGCCATCTTATGGGCAAGGATTAGATCTTCCAGGTCCTAGACACCGCAGTTTAATAAATGGATATAATTTAAGTGATGTTGTCATTACTG GGAATAATGGAGTTATTGATGGTCAGGGCTCGGTATGGTGGGATTGGCTTCACTCCCATGAGCTTAACCATAGCCGACCTCATATTGTGGAGTTTCTGCATTCCGAAGAAGTTGTAATCTCAAACTTAACATTTTTAAATTCTCCAGCCTGGAGCATACATCCAGTGTATTGCAG CAATGTAAAGGTCCACAATGTCACAATCAAGACCTCATTGGATGCTCCACTCACTGATGGCATAGTTCCAG ATTCATGTTCCAACGTGTGCATTGAGGATAGCAGCATTAGTGTTGGTCATGATGCCATATCACTCAAAAGCGGGTGGGACAATTACGGAATTTCTTTTGGAAGGCCAACCTCAGACATTCATATCAGTAGGGTTGATCTGCAAGCATCGTCTGGAGCTGCTCTTGCAATTGGTAGTGAAATGTCTGGTGGAATTTCAGATATTCATGTTGATCACATTCGAATCGGCAGTTCCAGTAAAGGCATCTCCTTCAGGACTACTCCGGGACGTGGAGGTTACATAGCGGAAGTTGTCGTCGCAGATGTAGTAATGGATAGTGTCCATCTCGCCATTGAGTTTACCGGTAACTGGTCAAGCCACCCAGATGACCATTTTGATCCATCTTTTCTTCCGGTGATAGATCAAATCACCCTTAAGAATATGGAGGGGACAAACATCTCTGTTGCTGGAGTTCTATCAGGAATCGAGGGTGATCCATTTAGTGCTATATGCCTTTCTAATCTCAATTTCTCTATAGCCGATTTGGCTCCTTCCAGTGCCTGGACTTGTTCAAATGTGCATGGATATTCTGAATTAGTATTCCCCAAGCCTTGCTCAGAACTCCATGACACATCTACAAACTCCTCCATCTGTTTCTCCCTCTCTAGTTACAGTGCCCTCGCAGTACTATAA